TGTGATCTACGGGACGGGGATTCACCACCGGGGTGTTTACGGTCGGCCGCATTTACGGACAGGAGGGCGACCAGGACATTCGGGGTGGCGCTTTACGTCCGCATTGTGAACTTCGGCGGAATGAGGGCCCGGTTCCCACGGGGATGGGCGCGCCGGTCGTGCGCCGGTCCGCCGGTCCTCGCCGGGGTCGCCGCCGGGCCGCGTCCGGGGGTGTGATCCGCGCGTCCGGTGCCCGGATCCGCGCTGGAACCGCCGCGGGCTCGCAGGTCGTCCGGCCTTTCGGCGGCGTTCTCACGGTGGTGGCGGAGGTTCCTCGATCGCCCATGTCTTGCTTGTCCGACGTTGATTGACAAATGTCGTCCAATGGCGCGGTGACGCGATCGGTAATCGGACGGCTTCTCGCCGGGCGCTGCCGGTGTGTGAATCGCGTGGCGCGTTTTCGATCGTTTCTCCGACGCTTTCCGGTCGTGCTCCCGCCGGTTTTCCGCGGTACTTCCGATGAACGCCGGTCGATCACTCTCCCCACGACCCGCCCGTACCCCTGTCACCGCGTCCGGGGCGTTCTCCGGAAGGGAAGAGGTGTTCTCCGGAAGGGGACGGCTCGGTAAGGGGGACGCGACGGCGGCCACGAGATGCCGATGGAGAGCGGGACTACGCTGGAGCGCGTGAATGATCCTCTGGTGGCGCGGATGCGCGAGTTCGGCACGACCATCTTCGCCGAGATGTCGGCGCTTGCCCTGCGGACCGGCTCGATCAACCTCGGCCAGGGCTTCCCCGACACCGACGGGCCCGCCGCGATGCTGGAACGGGCGGTGTCGGCGATCCGCGAGGGCTCCAACCAGTACCCGCCGGGACCGGGCGTGCCCGAGCTGCGCCGGGCCGTCTCCGAGCACCGCAAGGACCACTACGGGCTCGACTACGACCCCGACGGCGAGATCCTCGTCACCGTCGGCGCCACCGAGGCCATCGCCGCGACGATCCTCGCGCTGTGCGAGCCCGGTGACGAGGTGATCGCCTTCGAGCCGTACTACGACTCCTACGCCGCCGCCGTCGCCCTCGCCGGGGCCGTGCTCCGCCCGGTCACCCTGCGCCCGGTCGAGGGCCGCTTCACCTTCGACCCCGCCGAGCTGCGCGCCGCCGCCGGGCCGCATACCCGGGCCGTCCTGGTCAACTCCCCGCACAATCCCACCGGAACCGTCTTCACCCGCGCCGAGCTGGACGAGATCGCCCAGCTGTGCCTGGAGCGCGACCTGGTGGCCGTCACCGACGAGGTCTACGAACACCTCACCTTCGACGGCGTCGAGCACGTGCCGATGGCCACCCTGCCGGGCATGCGCGAGCGCACCGTGATGATCTCCTCCGCGGGCAAGACCTTCTCGGTCACCGGCTGGAAGACGGGCTGGATCTGCGCGCCGCCCGAGCTCGTCAGGGCCGCGCAGACCGTCAAGCAGTTCCTCACCTTCACCGCCGCCGCGCCCTGGCAGCTCGCCGTCGCCCACGGCCTGCGCCACGAGCTCGACTGGGTCTCCTCCCTGCGGGCGGACCTGGAGTCCAAGCGCGACCGCCTGACGGCGGGGCTGTCCGCGGCGGGCTTCGAGATCTACCGTCCCGCGGGCACCTACTTCGTGCAGACCGACATCCGCCCCCTGGGCTTCACCGACGGCCTCGCCCTGACCCGCGAGCTGCCGTCGCTGGCGGGAGTGGTCGCCATCCCCACCCAGGTCTTCTACGCCCGCCCCGGGCGCGGGAGCCACTTCGTCCGCTTCGCCTTCTGCAAGCGGGACGAGGTCATCGACGAGGCGGTGAGCCGGCTGGCCGGGCTCGGGGCGGTTCGACCCGCGGGGGGTTGATCGGGCATCCTGGAGGTGACGCGACTGGCGGCAAGAGGATGGCATCAACCATCGGGGAGCTCGTCGTGGGAGTCGACCGCCTGGGCGCCCACGCCGAGAGGACGCGCATGCCCCAGCCCGCATCGAACGGTCCCGAGCCCGAGAGCGCGCCGTCGGCCCGGCTGCTTCCCGGCGGCCCGGTCGCGGAAAGCATTCTCGCCGACGTGGCCACCCGGGTGGCCGCCCTGACCGGCAGGGGGATCACCCCGAGCCTGGCGACGGTCCTGGTCGGTGACGACGACGCCAGCGCCGGATACATCCGCATCAAGCAGCGGCAGGCCGCCGAGCTCGGTTTCGCCTCCCCGCACGAGCACCTGCCCGCGAGCGCCACCCAGGCGGACCTGCACGCGGTCATCACCGCCTTCAACGAGGACCCGGCGGTGCACGGGCTGCTCGTGCAGCACCCCGTCCCCAGGCACCTCGACTACGACCGGGCCCTGCAGGTCATGGATCCGGACAAGGACGTCGACGGCATGCACCCGCTCAACATCGGGCGGCTGGCACTGGAGCTCCCGGGCCCGCTGCCGTGCACGCCCGCCGGGATCGAGGCGCTGCTCGCGTACTACGACATCCCGGTGGCGGGCCGGGAGGTGGTCGTCCTCGGGCGCGGGGCCACGCTCGGCCGTCCCCTGTCGATCCTCCTCGCGCAGAAGCGCCCGACGGCGAACGCCGCCGTCACCGTCGTGCACACCGGGGTGAGCGACTGGCCCCGCTACACGCGGCGCGCCGACGTCCTGGTCGCCGCCGCGGGCGTGCCGGGGATCGTCCAGCCCGAGCACGTCAAGCCCGGCGCCGTCGTCATCGGCGGCGGGGTGCGTTACGAGGGCAGGCGCCTGCTGCCCGACGTCGACGAGTCCTGCGCCCGGGTGGCCGGGGCCATCACCCCCAGGGTCGGCGGGGTCGGGCCCACCACGGTCGCGATGCTGTTCCGCAACGCGATCACGGCGGCCGAGCGCGCCACGGGTTCCCCCGGGGAGGGCGGTGCCCGGTAGCCGCCCGGTGGCCGCTCTGAGGACGCGCCCGCCTCGCGAAACGCCGGTCGCCGTGTCGCCGCCCCGGAATCGATCTCTCTACGTGTACCTTCTGCTGCGGAGAGTGATCGACGGGCGTGCCCGCGGGGGCGGTACGCACGGTGCGGAGCGGGTGGGGCGGGCGGGTTCCTCCCGATGACGCGCGTCGCTCTCCATCGCCGTGATTCGCAGGAAGGAGAGCATCGACGATGCGACGGGGATTCAGGGTGCTGGCGTCGGCGGCGGCGGTCGCGCTCGGTTGCGCGGGGTTCGTTCCGGGCGCGGCGACCGCCTCCGGCTCGGACTCCGCCGCGTGGGGGCCCATCCGCAGCCACCAGAACTGGCGGTGCCTGGACGCCGACCTCGGCACCATCGGCCCGAACGGGACCAAGGTGCAGCTGTGGGGCTGCAACGGCTGGGCCAACCAGTCGTGGAGCTACGACGTGTCCAGTCACACGATCCACAGCAAGGAGAACGGCCGCTGTCTGGACGCCGATC
This region of Streptosporangium sp. NBC_01495 genomic DNA includes:
- a CDS encoding pyridoxal phosphate-dependent aminotransferase; the encoded protein is MNDPLVARMREFGTTIFAEMSALALRTGSINLGQGFPDTDGPAAMLERAVSAIREGSNQYPPGPGVPELRRAVSEHRKDHYGLDYDPDGEILVTVGATEAIAATILALCEPGDEVIAFEPYYDSYAAAVALAGAVLRPVTLRPVEGRFTFDPAELRAAAGPHTRAVLVNSPHNPTGTVFTRAELDEIAQLCLERDLVAVTDEVYEHLTFDGVEHVPMATLPGMRERTVMISSAGKTFSVTGWKTGWICAPPELVRAAQTVKQFLTFTAAAPWQLAVAHGLRHELDWVSSLRADLESKRDRLTAGLSAAGFEIYRPAGTYFVQTDIRPLGFTDGLALTRELPSLAGVVAIPTQVFYARPGRGSHFVRFAFCKRDEVIDEAVSRLAGLGAVRPAGG
- a CDS encoding RICIN domain-containing protein, translating into MRRGFRVLASAAAVALGCAGFVPGAATASGSDSAAWGPIRSHQNWRCLDADLGTIGPNGTKVQLWGCNGWANQSWSYDVSSHTIHSKENGRCLDADLGTINANGTKVQLWDCNGWANQKWIYDATSRTIYSMYNGRCLDADLGTIGSNGTKVQLWNCNGWANQKWTL
- a CDS encoding bifunctional 5,10-methylenetetrahydrofolate dehydrogenase/5,10-methenyltetrahydrofolate cyclohydrolase, whose amino-acid sequence is MPQPASNGPEPESAPSARLLPGGPVAESILADVATRVAALTGRGITPSLATVLVGDDDASAGYIRIKQRQAAELGFASPHEHLPASATQADLHAVITAFNEDPAVHGLLVQHPVPRHLDYDRALQVMDPDKDVDGMHPLNIGRLALELPGPLPCTPAGIEALLAYYDIPVAGREVVVLGRGATLGRPLSILLAQKRPTANAAVTVVHTGVSDWPRYTRRADVLVAAAGVPGIVQPEHVKPGAVVIGGGVRYEGRRLLPDVDESCARVAGAITPRVGGVGPTTVAMLFRNAITAAERATGSPGEGGAR